A window of the Deltaproteobacteria bacterium genome harbors these coding sequences:
- a CDS encoding glutamate--cysteine ligase, with translation MGIEIGKSRFSETDFQLFQLHLKEETELLIEKVHRGEVSSDDRQVAFEIEGWLCHPTDFSPSPHNEEFLKVLDPLESSPELGRYNVEFQSQPHLLGQGVVKELENEMNRMKQMFSKRASEVGSLFLMTGILPTLTDHDLASDQMTSSHRYRALAEQVMHLRAKKPMPLNIQGKESLARMQRNIMFVSATSALHLHLDLNPEEAVRSFNLAQILSAPMVALSANSPYFLEKDLWEETRIPLFEQAVVTGFFTNQDNEWVGRVSFGSDYLQNSFLEFFQENCERFPAILPVSFKEPKEAFKHLLLHNGTIWRWNRPQIRIMKDGKIKLRLEHRVMPSGPTVVDMMANCLFFIGLLKGMKWEAIAWEREIPFSKARANFYRAAELGLAAELEWRKERFVSVRDLVLELLPLAKKGLLLYQLPPDTVNYYLDGVLAERVRSGQTGAGWQRRFVEKHGRDFRALTAAYFERQESGRPVNEWTV, from the coding sequence TTGGGAATCGAAATTGGCAAAAGCCGTTTTTCAGAGACCGATTTTCAGCTCTTTCAATTACACTTAAAAGAAGAGACGGAGTTGTTGATTGAAAAGGTTCATCGGGGTGAGGTCTCTTCGGATGATCGTCAGGTCGCCTTTGAAATAGAGGGATGGCTTTGTCATCCGACTGATTTTTCCCCCTCTCCCCATAATGAGGAGTTTTTGAAGGTTCTAGACCCGCTGGAATCCTCCCCCGAATTGGGTCGTTATAATGTGGAGTTTCAAAGCCAGCCTCATCTCCTTGGCCAAGGAGTTGTAAAAGAGTTAGAGAATGAAATGAATCGGATGAAGCAGATGTTTTCCAAACGTGCCAGTGAGGTGGGTTCCCTTTTTCTCATGACCGGGATCCTTCCGACACTGACGGATCACGATCTTGCGAGTGATCAAATGACCTCCTCCCACCGCTACAGGGCCTTGGCGGAACAGGTGATGCATTTGCGCGCCAAGAAACCAATGCCACTTAATATCCAGGGGAAAGAATCGTTGGCCCGAATGCAGCGGAATATCATGTTTGTTTCGGCCACTTCGGCACTCCACCTGCATCTTGATCTGAACCCGGAGGAGGCGGTCCGCTCTTTCAATTTGGCTCAAATTCTTTCAGCACCGATGGTCGCTCTGTCAGCGAACTCCCCTTATTTTTTAGAAAAGGATTTGTGGGAGGAGACGCGGATCCCCCTTTTTGAACAGGCGGTCGTGACCGGCTTTTTTACCAATCAGGACAACGAATGGGTGGGGCGTGTTTCTTTTGGTTCCGACTATCTTCAAAACTCCTTCCTGGAATTTTTTCAGGAAAACTGTGAGCGATTTCCAGCGATCCTTCCGGTCTCCTTTAAAGAGCCGAAAGAGGCGTTCAAGCATCTTCTTCTTCATAATGGAACAATCTGGCGGTGGAATCGACCTCAAATCCGAATCATGAAGGATGGAAAGATCAAACTCCGCCTTGAACATCGTGTGATGCCGTCCGGTCCGACCGTTGTCGACATGATGGCCAACTGTCTCTTTTTTATCGGTCTTCTTAAAGGGATGAAGTGGGAGGCGATTGCATGGGAGAGGGAGATTCCATTTTCGAAGGCACGGGCCAATTTTTATCGTGCGGCAGAGCTGGGACTGGCGGCTGAACTGGAATGGAGGAAGGAGCGATTTGTTTCGGTGAGAGATCTTGTTTTGGAACTCCTTCCGCTTGCAAAAAAAGGGTTGCTCCTTTATCAACTCCCCCCCGACACGGTTAATTATTATCTGGACGGGGTCCTTGCGGAGAGGGTGCGATCGGGACAAACGGGGGCAGGTTGGCAAAGACGGTTTGTGGAAAAACATGGTCGGGACTTTAGGGCCCTGACCGCCGCTTATTTTGAGAGGCAGGAATCAGGGAGACCGGTGAATGAGTGGACTGTATGA
- a CDS encoding ABC transporter ATP-binding protein, which yields MNRQQRAIQFIGLSKIFSTRGKQKESFAIRDFNLEVFRGEFLCLLGPSGCGKTTLLRCLAGFEHPTQGEIHLFGHDILGVPAHKRGIPMVFQNYALFPHMTLFDNLAYGLRVRKVPSVEIRRRVEQMMSQMGLIDLGHRYPDQLSGGQQQRVALGRALVLEPKILLFDEPLSNLDEKLRIQMRAEIKQLQQTTGLTCVYVTHDQEEAIALADRLVVMNEGRVVQIGTPEEICRRPASPFVKSFMGNNRGPLPLACPEPC from the coding sequence ATGAACCGTCAACAACGAGCGATCCAATTTATTGGTCTGTCGAAGATTTTTTCCACTCGTGGCAAACAGAAGGAATCTTTTGCTATCCGGGATTTCAATCTTGAGGTATTCAGGGGGGAGTTTCTCTGCCTTCTTGGCCCATCGGGTTGCGGCAAGACGACGCTCCTGCGGTGCCTCGCCGGTTTTGAACACCCGACCCAAGGGGAAATCCATCTCTTTGGACATGACATCCTTGGAGTCCCTGCCCACAAGCGCGGCATTCCCATGGTGTTCCAGAATTATGCCCTCTTCCCCCACATGACCCTCTTCGACAATCTGGCCTACGGTCTTCGTGTCAGAAAAGTCCCTTCCGTTGAGATCAGGAGACGTGTGGAGCAAATGATGAGTCAGATGGGACTCATCGATTTGGGACACCGCTATCCGGACCAGTTATCGGGCGGACAACAGCAGCGGGTTGCCTTGGGACGGGCCCTTGTTCTGGAACCAAAAATTTTGCTTTTTGATGAACCCCTTTCGAACCTTGATGAAAAGCTCCGGATTCAGATGAGGGCAGAAATTAAACAGCTCCAACAGACGACCGGCCTCACCTGCGTTTATGTCACCCACGATCAGGAGGAGGCGATCGCACTGGCCGATCGGTTGGTCGTGATGAATGAAGGGCGGGTTGTACAAATTGGGACTCCCGAAGAGATTTGCCGGAGACCGGCTAGCCCGTTTGTAAAAAGCTTCATGGGAAATAACAGAGGCCCTCTCCCCTTGGCCTGCCCTGAGCCATGCTGA
- a CDS encoding iron ABC transporter permease, which produces MNFFKETKSESLVRLTILLLAAALLLFVVYPIFQVFWISMEGGSFQAYRKLLINPVLREPLLNSLHLGMTVALFSTGIGYFFAYTVGRTDVPFKPFFRSVATFPLISPPFIVALSAIILLGKNGLLTRLFFPEAIFSIYGFWGMVLVQTLALYPLAYLTSLGTLETIDPSIEEASLNQGASGPQTFLKITLPLSLPGIMSSLLLCFIESLADFGTPLVLSGSYRILSVESYIKTVGAERDFVGGAALAILLLLPTVAAFFVQRHWLERKSFSTLSGKASTAKIRGLGWRGKSAMTGVALLLTGFTVLFYGTVLFGAFTEVWGARNTLTIRHFVTTFREGWYYFANTFLLAAIATPFSGILGMVLAYLFVRKRFYGKSVMEVVSMLTFAVPGTVVGIGYLLTFNAPPLALQGTWLIIVFLFIFRNMPVGIRGGMATLKQIDPVIEEAAHSLGAGSFHVFRTITLPLLKPAFYSGLVFCFIKCMVAISAVIFVVSGRWNLITLAILGYVETGELSQAAALSVMLMIVVAIVLGLLRLAVRGREREFVRGS; this is translated from the coding sequence ATGAACTTTTTCAAAGAGACCAAGAGTGAATCGTTGGTTCGTCTCACGATTCTCCTGCTCGCAGCGGCGTTGCTTCTCTTTGTCGTTTACCCCATATTTCAGGTCTTCTGGATCAGTATGGAGGGGGGGAGTTTTCAGGCCTATCGCAAACTCCTCATCAATCCGGTCCTCAGGGAACCTCTTCTGAACAGTCTTCATCTCGGAATGACCGTTGCCTTATTCTCAACGGGGATCGGTTATTTTTTTGCCTACACCGTTGGCAGAACGGATGTCCCTTTCAAGCCGTTTTTTCGGAGCGTTGCGACATTCCCTCTTATCTCTCCTCCTTTTATTGTCGCCCTTTCGGCGATCATTTTACTTGGCAAGAATGGCCTGCTCACCCGATTGTTTTTCCCGGAGGCGATCTTTTCGATCTACGGTTTTTGGGGGATGGTGCTTGTTCAGACACTGGCACTTTATCCCCTTGCCTACCTGACCTCTCTCGGCACCCTGGAGACGATCGACCCCTCCATTGAAGAGGCCTCTCTGAATCAGGGGGCCTCGGGCCCTCAGACCTTTCTAAAAATAACCCTCCCTTTGAGTCTTCCTGGAATCATGAGCTCGCTCCTTCTCTGTTTTATTGAATCGCTGGCCGATTTTGGAACGCCGCTCGTCTTGAGTGGTTCCTACAGAATTCTTTCCGTTGAGTCCTATATCAAAACGGTCGGGGCAGAACGCGATTTTGTGGGAGGTGCGGCCCTCGCAATACTCCTTTTATTACCAACCGTCGCTGCCTTTTTTGTTCAGCGTCACTGGCTCGAGAGAAAATCGTTTTCGACTTTGTCCGGTAAGGCCTCAACAGCCAAAATTCGAGGTTTGGGATGGAGGGGAAAAAGTGCCATGACGGGGGTTGCCCTCCTTTTAACCGGGTTCACTGTCCTTTTTTATGGGACGGTCCTCTTCGGTGCATTCACAGAGGTTTGGGGGGCTCGTAACACATTGACGATCAGGCACTTTGTTACGACCTTTCGTGAGGGGTGGTATTACTTTGCAAATACATTTCTTCTCGCTGCCATTGCGACCCCCTTCTCCGGGATACTCGGGATGGTACTCGCGTATCTTTTTGTGAGGAAGAGGTTTTATGGAAAATCCGTCATGGAGGTTGTCTCGATGCTCACCTTCGCCGTTCCCGGGACGGTTGTCGGGATCGGTTATCTTCTCACTTTTAATGCCCCTCCTCTCGCCCTCCAAGGGACCTGGCTCATTATTGTATTTCTGTTTATCTTCCGGAATATGCCGGTTGGGATACGAGGCGGAATGGCGACCTTAAAACAGATTGATCCCGTTATTGAGGAGGCGGCGCATAGTTTGGGGGCCGGAAGTTTTCATGTCTTCAGGACAATAACCCTTCCCCTCTTAAAGCCGGCTTTTTACTCGGGGCTTGTCTTCTGTTTCATCAAATGCATGGTGGCCATCAGCGCCGTTATTTTTGTGGTCTCCGGACGCTGGAATCTGATAACGCTGGCGATCCTGGGTTATGTGGAGACGGGGGAGCTTTCCCAGGCGGCGGCCCTTTCCGTGATGTTAATGATTGTTGTGGCGATTGTGTTGGGCCTGTTACGTTTGGCCGTTCGGGGTCGAGAGAGGGAGTTTGTGAGGGGTTCATGA
- a CDS encoding ABC transporter substrate-binding protein, translated as MPRLLFFLILTLVGCQKKEDRLLHIYSSLDAKESREIVESYEKASGERLLFVRLSTGEVLARIRNETSNPQVAVWIGGGSNEHVIAGREGLLHPYQPKIDYQTGPEFHGKEWEWNGWYKGIIGFASNTDFLKENDLKPPHSYRELLHPVYQGRVGMAYAYTSGTAYTVLASLIQLMGEEKGFQYIRDLNRSVHHYNKSGSACVTQAGLGEIAVCIAFAHDILHKGIQQGYPLTISYPEEGTGYEVGAVSLIKNGPGLDRAKKFVDWLYSLETQNLLSRWNHIPLHPKAEMTEQAKISNLSRLVSVDIYESAEQHNQLLSRWREVTGQ; from the coding sequence ATGCCTCGCCTGCTGTTTTTCTTGATTTTGACGCTTGTCGGTTGCCAAAAAAAAGAAGACCGGCTCCTTCATATTTATTCTTCCCTTGATGCCAAAGAGAGTCGTGAGATTGTGGAGAGCTACGAGAAGGCATCAGGAGAGAGACTGCTGTTTGTCCGGCTCTCAACGGGCGAGGTGCTTGCCCGGATCCGAAACGAGACCTCAAACCCTCAGGTTGCGGTCTGGATTGGCGGGGGATCCAATGAGCATGTGATTGCGGGCCGGGAGGGGCTGCTTCATCCCTATCAACCAAAGATCGATTATCAGACAGGTCCGGAGTTTCATGGAAAGGAATGGGAATGGAACGGCTGGTACAAGGGGATCATCGGCTTTGCATCAAACACGGATTTTCTCAAAGAGAACGACCTGAAACCACCCCACTCCTATCGTGAGCTCCTCCATCCGGTTTATCAGGGGAGGGTCGGGATGGCGTATGCCTATACCTCAGGGACCGCCTATACCGTTCTGGCGAGTCTGATCCAGTTGATGGGGGAGGAGAAGGGATTTCAATATATTCGGGATCTCAACCGTTCCGTCCATCACTACAATAAATCAGGTTCGGCCTGTGTCACGCAGGCCGGGTTGGGGGAGATTGCTGTTTGCATCGCCTTTGCGCACGATATCCTTCATAAGGGGATTCAACAGGGGTATCCACTCACGATCTCGTATCCCGAGGAAGGGACCGGTTATGAAGTCGGTGCTGTCTCCCTGATCAAGAATGGGCCCGGTCTCGATCGCGCCAAAAAATTCGTTGACTGGCTCTACAGCCTGGAGACGCAGAATCTTCTCTCAAGATGGAACCATATTCCCCTTCATCCAAAGGCGGAAATGACGGAACAGGCGAAGATCTCAAATTTGAGCCGTCTGGTCTCCGTTGATATTTATGAATCGGCGGAGCAGCATAATCAGCTCCTGTCACGATGGCGAGAGGTCACAGGACAATAA
- a CDS encoding M20/M25/M40 family metallo-hydrolase, producing the protein MKNKKFAVLLLVSFLTACTCARKGEETGMIRSPSDELHFKPSKIETEEVTYEREDDLQWPFDPKSVIQPERLAKTVMEFLPIPSRSCEEILYTLYAKRLLEEVAEPLDIQVAVDELPRRIETLDEERRQEYYCNNGLTPPNSGNLIAYIPGDKELPSWNLSVHLDTNQSSFDGMKREGDLIRPAPGTALGADDKAGMAIIVEILRVIAEQKIPHGDIQIVGLVAEEQTASGVQLIDADAFRGDILISIDGTDPLEIGRAGPTMYEGVMIVRTSTSHPMDFDEKKSVSACAVGSRLLHETGFRPEGHPPNHPMVILHSAFVSCGEERGELTPQGEPTASYKYNTVSPYWTASWQMRSLEGHEAAARMVSEMRTTMERICLELSQNRTPVRCEIRGAEKPDLYGYLVEENHPSVILMNYGIRSLGISARVTAKQFGGFNGNYVFSRFGEEMLSVGTGADQIHTNEETVSVEGMAKVARSILAAMIESYHYRKDD; encoded by the coding sequence ATGAAAAATAAAAAATTCGCCGTCTTGCTTCTCGTAAGCTTTTTAACGGCCTGCACCTGTGCCCGGAAGGGAGAGGAGACCGGCATGATTCGGTCTCCCTCGGACGAGCTTCATTTCAAACCAAGCAAGATCGAGACAGAAGAGGTGACTTACGAACGGGAAGACGACCTACAATGGCCCTTTGATCCCAAATCGGTTATTCAACCGGAACGGCTTGCTAAAACAGTGATGGAGTTTTTGCCGATCCCTTCCAGGAGTTGCGAGGAGATCCTTTACACCCTTTATGCCAAGAGGCTCCTCGAGGAGGTGGCCGAGCCTCTGGACATTCAGGTGGCGGTCGATGAGCTTCCCCGGCGGATCGAGACATTGGATGAAGAGAGACGTCAAGAGTATTATTGCAATAATGGACTGACTCCTCCCAATTCCGGTAACCTCATTGCCTATATTCCGGGTGACAAGGAGCTGCCTTCATGGAACCTCTCCGTTCATCTTGATACGAATCAATCTTCCTTTGATGGGATGAAACGGGAAGGGGATCTTATCCGGCCTGCGCCGGGAACCGCTCTAGGGGCGGATGACAAGGCGGGAATGGCGATTATCGTCGAAATTCTCCGGGTCATCGCTGAACAGAAGATTCCCCATGGAGATATCCAGATTGTCGGGCTTGTTGCCGAAGAGCAAACCGCGAGTGGTGTACAGTTGATCGATGCGGATGCCTTCCGGGGGGATATTCTAATCAGTATTGATGGAACGGATCCTCTGGAGATCGGGCGTGCCGGGCCAACGATGTATGAGGGGGTAATGATTGTCAGAACCTCCACGAGTCATCCGATGGACTTCGACGAGAAAAAATCGGTCAGTGCCTGTGCCGTCGGAAGTCGTCTGCTTCATGAAACCGGTTTCCGGCCGGAAGGGCATCCACCGAATCATCCGATGGTGATTCTCCACTCTGCTTTTGTCTCCTGTGGTGAGGAGAGGGGCGAGTTGACCCCCCAGGGAGAACCAACCGCCTCCTATAAGTATAATACCGTTTCACCTTACTGGACGGCGAGTTGGCAGATGAGGAGTCTTGAGGGGCACGAAGCAGCGGCAAGGATGGTGTCAGAGATGAGAACAACAATGGAACGGATTTGTCTTGAGCTCTCTCAGAATAGGACTCCGGTCCGGTGTGAAATAAGAGGAGCCGAAAAACCGGATCTTTACGGATACCTTGTTGAGGAGAATCATCCCTCTGTGATCTTGATGAATTATGGAATCCGCTCGCTCGGAATATCGGCCAGGGTCACCGCAAAACAGTTTGGTGGTTTCAATGGTAATTACGTCTTTAGCCGCTTTGGAGAGGAGATGCTCAGCGTGGGAACCGGTGCCGACCAGATTCACACAAACGAGGAGACGGTCAGTGTCGAGGGGATGGCAAAGGTGGCCCGTAGTATTTTGGCGGCGATGATAGAATCCTACCACTATCGAAAAGATGATTAA
- a CDS encoding gas vesicle protein translates to MEPVRQGHAGIVDLLDRVLDKGLILNADLIISLAGVPLIAVSLRAAIASVETMAKYGMMRELISLPQENPR, encoded by the coding sequence ATGGAACCAGTACGCCAAGGACATGCCGGTATTGTCGATCTCCTTGACCGAGTCCTCGACAAGGGACTGATTCTGAACGCCGACTTGATCATCTCACTCGCCGGAGTCCCTCTGATTGCGGTGAGTCTCCGGGCCGCCATAGCCAGTGTAGAGACGATGGCGAAATATGGGATGATGAGGGAGCTCATCAGTCTTCCTCAAGAAAACCCCCGATAG
- a CDS encoding GvpL/GvpF family gas vesicle protein, with protein sequence MMEKGLYLYCVVAGNETRGLEIKGIDGQPVLTMPIDDLTAVVQECQTPIANDDMKILSDLVLIHQAVIDLAWERFQTIVPFSFGTVVVERDGKSKEENLREWLERESETLKEKLRRLEGKAEYGVQVSWEPAKMMEKITRNDKEVRSLQEEIHSKGTGTAYLLRQKLERLVKERMEVAADAYFKEFFQGVRGQVEEVRVEKVRKEDPSRQMLMNLSCLTPKGETSKLGEFLDRITKIEGFHVRFTGPWPPYSFVNF encoded by the coding sequence GTGATGGAAAAGGGGCTCTACCTTTATTGCGTTGTAGCCGGAAATGAGACGCGCGGGCTTGAGATCAAGGGGATTGACGGACAGCCGGTCCTCACGATGCCGATAGATGATCTTACAGCAGTCGTTCAGGAGTGCCAAACCCCGATTGCCAACGACGACATGAAAATCCTCTCCGATCTCGTGCTGATCCATCAGGCGGTGATCGATCTCGCCTGGGAAAGGTTTCAAACGATCGTTCCGTTCAGCTTCGGGACCGTTGTTGTAGAACGGGACGGGAAATCGAAAGAGGAAAATCTTCGGGAATGGTTGGAAAGGGAGAGCGAAACTTTAAAGGAAAAGCTTCGTCGTTTGGAAGGGAAGGCGGAGTACGGTGTTCAGGTCTCCTGGGAACCTGCAAAGATGATGGAGAAGATAACCCGGAATGATAAGGAGGTGCGATCCCTTCAGGAGGAGATCCATTCCAAAGGTACAGGGACCGCCTATCTTCTTCGGCAGAAACTGGAACGGCTCGTCAAAGAGAGGATGGAAGTGGCCGCAGACGCCTATTTTAAGGAGTTTTTTCAGGGTGTCCGAGGCCAAGTCGAGGAGGTCAGGGTGGAGAAGGTCCGGAAGGAGGATCCCTCAAGGCAGATGCTTATGAACCTCTCCTGTCTCACCCCTAAAGGGGAGACTTCAAAACTAGGGGAGTTCTTGGACAGGATTACAAAGATTGAAGGCTTCCACGTCCGGTTTACGGGACCGTGGCCACCGTATAGCTTTGTAAATTTCTGA
- a CDS encoding gas vesicle protein K: MKLEIDNDDLKHGLLGLVMGIVEIVRDTLRIQSVKRMESGTLTGVQIEKLGNALIELDRTIDKIKEEQGIAEAVRSVRDGLDDLVNRMVDTVADPAGVRKMGEESAFSRKIAGGKR, from the coding sequence ATGAAACTTGAGATTGACAACGATGACTTGAAGCACGGCCTTTTGGGGCTTGTGATGGGGATTGTGGAGATTGTTCGGGACACCCTCCGGATCCAGTCGGTGAAAAGGATGGAGAGTGGGACGCTCACCGGAGTGCAGATTGAGAAACTCGGGAATGCCTTGATCGAACTGGACCGGACCATTGACAAGATCAAGGAGGAACAGGGGATTGCGGAGGCGGTCCGGTCGGTCCGTGACGGTCTGGATGATCTCGTGAACCGCATGGTTGATACGGTGGCCGATCCGGCGGGTGTCCGTAAAATGGGAGAGGAGTCTGCATTCAGCAGAAAGATTGCTGGTGGAAAACGGTGA
- a CDS encoding gas vesicle protein, with amino-acid sequence MAVVHSTKGESLADVVERVLDKGLVINADIVISLCKTELLSIKLRAALASFETAAKWGLAFPSDIQLQPPAPAGRMGEVK; translated from the coding sequence ATGGCCGTCGTCCATTCAACGAAAGGGGAGAGTTTGGCCGATGTTGTGGAAAGGGTCCTGGACAAAGGGCTCGTGATCAACGCGGATATCGTCATTTCACTCTGCAAGACGGAATTGTTGTCGATCAAACTCCGGGCAGCGCTCGCCTCATTTGAGACAGCGGCGAAGTGGGGGTTGGCATTTCCATCGGATATTCAATTGCAACCGCCGGCTCCGGCCGGAAGAATGGGGGAGGTCAAATGA
- a CDS encoding gas vesicle protein GvpG, translating to MFLLDDILLAPLKGVAWVAEKLREVADKELFDPDKIREELMSLQAKLDMGDIGEEQYREIEKALLERLTAIQNREK from the coding sequence ATGTTCCTACTGGATGACATCTTGCTTGCCCCCTTAAAAGGGGTTGCATGGGTTGCAGAGAAGCTTCGGGAGGTTGCGGACAAGGAGCTTTTTGATCCTGACAAGATCCGGGAAGAGCTCATGTCTCTTCAGGCGAAGCTCGATATGGGGGATATCGGCGAAGAGCAGTACAGGGAGATCGAAAAGGCGCTTCTCGAGCGTCTGACGGCGATTCAGAACCGGGAGAAATGA